One window of the Eucalyptus grandis isolate ANBG69807.140 chromosome 6, ASM1654582v1, whole genome shotgun sequence genome contains the following:
- the LOC120294317 gene encoding uncharacterized protein LOC120294317: MDTILGIANNAISLIVQKVSDVSVVKEKMDALEMNMRMVSARKADIVSELEQEERRPGKKRKRQVDAWMQNAASLEDQVHKVGRKVKEGRFFSSLMLENQVSGLATQVDKLHEMGRFDNGLMLDVKLARGYELPPGEPAGKFTFVINF; the protein is encoded by the coding sequence ATGGACACAATTCTGGGAATCGCCAACAATGCCATCAGTCTCATCGTTCAAAAAGTCAGCGACGTCAGTGTAGTCAAAGAGAAGATGGATGCTTTGGAAATGAATATGCGAATGGTGTCGGCCAGGAAGGCGGACATAGTTTCGGAACTAGAGCAGGAAGAGAGGAGACCggggaagaaaaggaagagacaAGTCGACGCGTGGATGCAAAATGCAGCATCTCTGGAGGATCAAGTCCACAAGGTGGGACGGAAGGTGAAAGAGGGGCGCTTCTTTTCTAGTCTCATGTTGGAGAACCAGGTGAGTGGCCTCGCGACTCAAGTGGACAAATTGCATGAGATGGGTAGATTTGATAACGGTCTCATGCTGGATGTGAAACTGGCCCGAGGCTATGAGCTACCACCTGGTGAACCAGCGggaaaatttacatttgtaattAACTTTTAA